Below is a genomic region from Chloroflexota bacterium.
AAATCCTGCGCGATCGCCGCCTCTTTGATTTGGAGACCGGTCACCCGGGGACCCAAGATGTCGACGGGCTTCGTGTTGACGATGATGGTGACGTTGACGGCGGGGGCAGACGGTGCGGCGTTCTGGGTGGTCATGCTTTCTCCTATTCGTTGATGCCGGCGACGCGTGCCACTGAGCGCGGGCACGAGGGTTGCTAGCGGTGCGTCCAGAAGTCGTGGGCGATAGTACCACTAACGTTGAGTGACGTCCAGCAACACAGTCCGTTAGTATCGACGTGCACCATTCTGTTCGGA
It encodes:
- a CDS encoding multiubiquitin domain-containing protein translates to MTTQNAAPSAPAVNVTIIVNTKPVDILGPRVTGLQIKEAAIAQDLQITLDFSLSQIRPGGRPKVVGNDDVVTVNKNSEFTAVNDDDDS